From the genome of Leptolyngbya sp. NIES-2104, one region includes:
- a CDS encoding DUF2887 domain-containing protein: MYTIVFYKPPLKTDSIFYKIFQVAPNTLFELIGDDNPRGTTYGFGSQEVKQTAFTIDGILIPPIYAIDLPIFFVETQAYRDKKGENIYYRFFGEIYLYLKDYQPSNNWRAVLIFTKKRFDPGIPKQYSEFEDNPRLQRIYLDRLPLEYGDRSLGLGVMQLIGMKPQVAPERGRTLLNRIQQELTDVQTQNAYVELIETVFVYKFPKFSREEIETMLGLGELKHTRVYQEAMQEQGAVMILQQLSHRFGAIPPEKQAQIQQLSADQLTALAIALLEFSSLQDVDFWLQTQA; this comes from the coding sequence TTGTACACTATCGTTTTCTACAAACCGCCCTTGAAAACAGATTCAATCTTTTACAAAATTTTTCAGGTCGCACCAAATACACTATTTGAGTTGATTGGCGACGACAATCCCAGAGGCACAACTTACGGATTTGGATCGCAGGAGGTGAAGCAAACCGCCTTCACGATCGACGGCATCCTGATCCCACCGATCTACGCGATCGACCTGCCAATCTTCTTTGTAGAGACTCAAGCCTATAGGGATAAGAAAGGCGAAAACATCTATTATCGCTTCTTTGGAGAAATCTATCTGTATTTGAAAGATTATCAGCCCAGCAATAATTGGCGGGCAGTTCTCATTTTTACGAAGAAACGCTTTGATCCCGGCATTCCCAAACAGTACTCAGAATTTGAAGATAATCCTCGGCTCCAGCGCATTTATTTAGACAGATTGCCGTTAGAATACGGCGATCGCTCTTTAGGGCTGGGGGTGATGCAACTAATTGGAATGAAACCTCAAGTTGCGCCAGAGCGAGGGCGAACCCTGCTTAACCGAATTCAGCAAGAGCTTACGGATGTACAGACCCAAAATGCTTATGTAGAATTAATTGAGACGGTGTTCGTCTACAAGTTTCCAAAATTTAGCCGCGAGGAAATTGAGACGATGTTAGGACTCGGCGAACTGAAGCACACACGAGTGTATCAAGAAGCAATGCAGGAGCAGGGTGCAGTGATGATACTGCAACAGCTTTCGCATCGATTCGGAGCGATCCCGCCAGAAAAGCAGGCTCAAATTCAGCAACTTTCGGCAGATCAGTTGACTGCGTTAGCGATCGCGCTGCTAGAATTCTCCTCGCTGCAAGACGTTGATTTCTGGTTGCAGACGCAAGCATAG
- a CDS encoding DUF6788 family protein gives MHSPSTPDACNDYYLELNDISLEQRRSLHTLLTAILTTSSSTKPNLAKLRDWLGTTLEDEPIAPLEIIAKLGREIVSSHKTGRVTYQLEKIKCGKKGCKCASGALHGPYWYAYRWNGKKVVSEYIGKTLKTAKTEP, from the coding sequence ATGCACAGTCCCTCCACGCCTGATGCTTGCAACGACTATTATCTGGAGTTGAACGACATTTCTCTGGAGCAGAGGCGATCGCTACATACACTGCTCACCGCCATTCTTACAACCAGCTCATCCACCAAGCCAAATCTAGCCAAGCTGCGTGATTGGCTTGGAACAACGCTAGAGGATGAACCGATCGCACCGTTAGAAATCATCGCCAAACTCGGACGAGAGATCGTTAGCAGTCATAAGACGGGAAGGGTGACTTACCAATTGGAAAAAATTAAATGTGGCAAAAAAGGCTGTAAATGCGCCAGCGGTGCCTTACATGGTCCTTACTGGTATGCGTACCGCTGGAACGGAAAGAAAGTCGTGAGCGAATACATCGGCAAGACGCTAAAAACCGCAAAAACTGAGCCTTGA
- a CDS encoding recombinase family protein — protein MMLVGYARISTPDQALDLQLDALKQVGCERWFTDIASGAKSDRPGLSDAMNFVRKDDVLVVWKLDRLGRSLSHLIETITLLNEQGVGFKSLSESLDTTTSGGRLIFNIFGAIAEFERGLIQERTHAGLKAARARGRKGGRRHALTAQKIAMGKQLAADPNHSITEICKLLGCSQATYYRFIHSSTLLAVPQEATASISETSPDGSTESSLLQSRVIAEGTA, from the coding sequence ATTATGCTTGTAGGCTATGCCAGAATCTCTACACCTGATCAAGCTTTAGATTTACAACTCGATGCACTGAAGCAAGTCGGCTGCGAAAGATGGTTTACTGACATTGCTAGTGGTGCAAAATCCGATAGACCTGGTTTATCGGATGCAATGAATTTCGTTCGCAAAGACGACGTTTTGGTGGTCTGGAAGCTCGATCGTCTAGGGCGGAGTCTGAGTCATTTGATCGAAACGATCACGTTGCTCAATGAGCAAGGTGTAGGCTTCAAGTCGCTATCCGAATCGCTCGACACTACTACCAGTGGCGGGCGCTTGATCTTTAATATCTTTGGCGCGATCGCGGAGTTTGAGCGAGGATTGATTCAAGAACGGACTCATGCAGGATTGAAAGCAGCGAGAGCCAGGGGCAGAAAAGGCGGGCGTAGACATGCCCTCACCGCTCAAAAGATTGCAATGGGAAAACAGCTCGCGGCTGACCCAAACCACAGCATCACCGAAATTTGCAAGCTTCTTGGATGTTCTCAAGCCACGTATTACCGATTTATTCACTCGTCCACACTCCTTGCAGTTCCCCAAGAGGCTACCGCCTCTATTTCCGAAACTTCGCCTGATGGTTCTACCGAATCTTCTCTTCTTCAATCTCGTGTGATTGCAGAAGGCACTGCTTGA